Proteins encoded in a region of the Dreissena polymorpha isolate Duluth1 chromosome 6, UMN_Dpol_1.0, whole genome shotgun sequence genome:
- the LOC127835032 gene encoding uncharacterized protein LOC127835032 isoform X2: MSPAASCSSPPSSEDSSDLFQELTLQQLVSVDLKQAEGDEVEPLITGLDFMPDGRLIAVDNHNMKCLIFNERLQIQGIPYKFKTYAYDVVCLSKYEFAVTVANMTACLLFVSPDNVISLITELNTSSQFVSMCCITRSNMVVSTLQDPRLVRMITVDGVESDFDRVEFPSKTYKIGESKSTYVQCKNTLVLTDLHANTVYMYDTVKARSRGVTDENIQKPCGACVGPGGTVLVCSTKKHCIVHLTVDGDVIGTYPVDMKFPFSLCMNRKTSILAVSNNCDGDRKLRLYKLSPAFKF, translated from the exons ATGTCTCCGGCTGCCAGTTGTAGTT CGCCCCCCTCATCAGAAGACTCTTCAGATCTCTTCCAGGAACTCACTCTACAGCAGCTTGTTTCTGTGGATCTTAAACAGGCTGAAGGTGATGAGGTGGAACCTTTGATCACTGGACTGGACTTCATGCCGGACGGTAGGCTGATTGCCGTGGATAACCATAACATGAAATGTCTCATATTTAATGAGCGACTCCAGATACAAGGAATTCCGTATAAATTCAAGACATATGCTTATGACGTCGTTTGTTTATCAAAGTATGAGTTTGCAGTTACTGTAGCAAACATGACAGCGTGCCTCCTGTTCGTCAGTCCGGACAATGTCATCAGCCTGATTACTGAACTGAACACATCATCCCAGTTCGTCTCAATGTGCTGCATCACGCGATCAAACATGGTCGTGAGTACATTACAAGATCCACGTCTAGTGAGAATGATAACAGTGGATGGTGTGGAGTCTGACTTTGATCGTGTGGAGTTTCCAAGTAAGACATACAAGATTGGTGAAAGTAAAAGTACGTATGTTCAGTGTAAGAACACATTGGTACTGACTGACCTCCACGCTAACACAGTGTACATGTACGACACCGTGAAGGCCAGGTCAAGAGGAGTAACTGATGAGAACATACAGAAACCATGCGGTGCCTGTGTTGGGCCTGGTGGCACGGTGCTAGTGTGCAGTACCAAGAAGCATTGTATCGTACACCTAACTGTTGATGGTGACGTAATAGGAACTTACCCAGTGGATATGAAGTTCCCATTCAGCCTTTGTATGAACAGGAAAACTTCAATTCTGGCAGTATCAAACAACTGTGATGGCGACAGGAAACTGCGGTTATACAAATTATCACCAGCATTTAAGTTTTAA
- the LOC127835032 gene encoding uncharacterized protein LOC127835032 isoform X1, translated as MATGGQTSSSQDAAIEDTTECVVRPCEPCVRNESSNYATVFCKECKELLCDECKKPHTIYRPGKHKLVSILDMNTASVVSEMRGTDICEEHGMKIEFYCEDHDKLCCSTCVLMHRKYDHVYEIASVAEEKYQTLKKTLKIMESATDNIIADCKTSENKLNYWIADISMTIDKVDEMKHRINKLIDQKNNKAYIEASSFKAEELKRIQTTQASFTGIKQEINCLSSMFISDHKTPVQMYLVAKQVEQSQKRIETFINENGKNRIFSRIPVSYQAELSTLLENENAIKNAIMNPLPVQTNEPAPPSSEDSSDLFQELTLQQLVSVDLKQAEGDEVEPLITGLDFMPDGRLIAVDNHNMKCLIFNERLQIQGIPYKFKTYAYDVVCLSKYEFAVTVANMTACLLFVSPDNVISLITELNTSSQFVSMCCITRSNMVVSTLQDPRLVRMITVDGVESDFDRVEFPSKTYKIGESKSTYVQCKNTLVLTDLHANTVYMYDTVKARSRGVTDENIQKPCGACVGPGGTVLVCSTKKHCIVHLTVDGDVIGTYPVDMKFPFSLCMNRKTSILAVSNNCDGDRKLRLYKLSPAFKF; from the exons ATGGCAACTGGTGGACAAACCAGTTCCAGCCAAGATGCTGCAATCGAAGATACCACCGAATGTGTTGTACGACCTTGCGAGCCCTGTGTCAGAAACGAGTCTTCAAACTACGCTACCGTGTTTTGCAAGGAGTGTAAGGAGCTTCTTTGTGATGAGTGCAAAAAACCTCATACTATATATAGACCAGGAAAGCATAAACTTGTTAGTATTCTGGACATGAATACAGCATCGGTGGTCTCGGAGATGAGAGGTACAGACATATGCGAAGAGCACGGAATGAAGATTGAGTTTTACTGTGAAGACCATGACAAGCTTTGTTGTAGTACCTGTGTGTTAATGCATCGGAAATATGATCATGTTTATGAAATAGCAAGTGTAGCCGAAGAAAAATATCAGACATTGAAGAAGACATTGAAAATAATGGAATCAGCAACTGACAACATTATAGCAGACTGTAAAACTTCGGAGAACAAATTGAATTATTGGATAGCAGACATTTCCATGACAATAGATAAAGTTGATGAAATGAAACACCGTATCAACAAACTGATTGACCAAAAGAACAACAAGGCCTATATAGAGGCAAGTTCATTTAAGGCTGAGGAGCTTAAAAGAATACAAACAACACAAGCATCCTTTACAGGTATCAAGCAAGAGATCAATTGCTTATCATCTATGTTTATATCCGATCACAAAACACCCGTACAAATGTATTTGGTTGCAAAACAAGTTGAACAAAGTCAGAAAAGGATCGAAACATTCATaaatgaaaatggaaaaaatCGAATTTTCTCAAGGATCCCAGTTTCCTATCAGGCGGAGTTATCAACACTTCTTGAAAACGAGAACGCTATAAAAAACGCGATTATGAATCCTCTACCCGTCCAGACAAATGAACCCG CGCCCCCCTCATCAGAAGACTCTTCAGATCTCTTCCAGGAACTCACTCTACAGCAGCTTGTTTCTGTGGATCTTAAACAGGCTGAAGGTGATGAGGTGGAACCTTTGATCACTGGACTGGACTTCATGCCGGACGGTAGGCTGATTGCCGTGGATAACCATAACATGAAATGTCTCATATTTAATGAGCGACTCCAGATACAAGGAATTCCGTATAAATTCAAGACATATGCTTATGACGTCGTTTGTTTATCAAAGTATGAGTTTGCAGTTACTGTAGCAAACATGACAGCGTGCCTCCTGTTCGTCAGTCCGGACAATGTCATCAGCCTGATTACTGAACTGAACACATCATCCCAGTTCGTCTCAATGTGCTGCATCACGCGATCAAACATGGTCGTGAGTACATTACAAGATCCACGTCTAGTGAGAATGATAACAGTGGATGGTGTGGAGTCTGACTTTGATCGTGTGGAGTTTCCAAGTAAGACATACAAGATTGGTGAAAGTAAAAGTACGTATGTTCAGTGTAAGAACACATTGGTACTGACTGACCTCCACGCTAACACAGTGTACATGTACGACACCGTGAAGGCCAGGTCAAGAGGAGTAACTGATGAGAACATACAGAAACCATGCGGTGCCTGTGTTGGGCCTGGTGGCACGGTGCTAGTGTGCAGTACCAAGAAGCATTGTATCGTACACCTAACTGTTGATGGTGACGTAATAGGAACTTACCCAGTGGATATGAAGTTCCCATTCAGCCTTTGTATGAACAGGAAAACTTCAATTCTGGCAGTATCAAACAACTGTGATGGCGACAGGAAACTGCGGTTATACAAATTATCACCAGCATTTAAGTTTTAA
- the LOC127835028 gene encoding uncharacterized protein LOC127835028, translating to MEQSGEASCMDCPNTSKPADPQQVENPDGICIAEEQSLVSINTEETCANETKYCDLCLFDNIEECAIGFCINCTDFLCKSCLANHKRNKVTRSHNVLQGEEMPDNFEPFRALRALVKCEFHPEYDITYMCAEHFIDVCAICVTDKHRLCKLEKVSALINEEKGGLVKEKLMKLELHIEQLTLNQETYMTHMQEDQKRAISEAQDIAQQLIEHIVTLTNKVVDEITEIGNTEISLTKARSNDANYMSQEIRRMQQLMETATKYGSAEECILASRNIDANVKEILTKLCALEISDHKYFSIDILNEIHKLDRLCNVSFASGVQNKLVIEHASDGFRDVLECDILDEQSDNCTVRDVGTQYETSISKCNKEVQTFTIACASASDVLQATRPLTHHSMPSQVASKRSVRPFMERSVSKTSSKFEIKSLNDDFKCSVTAIKIMPDGKMFLADRRNRKIKLLSPEFVVLDECTLSGHPIDLCVVEDDIYVCCVDEKKIFKFSFNGLGQLCQTGGYPTKFWPVSISRFEERVMILFLAMSGRFDSNNHDDVEIEIRNGSKIDAGLEYGPDDPRASEDEADDHYFIDWAKRILTLENGSVVLAEDNRVSCYGIDECQKEIGDRKWFYKCNRSNRLVNARGLANDSEGNVYICGSVSNNIHQVSSKNYRHNRIIISDIKKPYSVCVDSKRDRLIVGCCRDNNIYVFDFL from the coding sequence ATGGAGCAAAGCGGAGAAGCATCTTGCATGGACTGTCCCAACACAAGTAAACCTGCAGATCCTCAACAAGTTGAGAACCCTGATGGTATTTGTATAGCTGAGGAACAATCTTTAGTTTCAATTAACACAGAAGAAACATGTGCAAATGAAACTAAATATTGCGATTTGTGTTTATTCGATAACATTGAAGAATGCGCCATCGGATTTTGTATTAATTGCACCGATTTTCTGTGCAAAAGCTGCCTCGCGAACCACAAAAGGAATAAAGTTACACGCTCGCATAACGTATTGCAAGGGGAAGAAATGCCTGACAATTTTGAGCCTTTTCGTGCACTGCGAGCTCTTGTGAAATGTGAATTTCACCCTGAATACGACATAACGTACATGTGTGCTGAACACTTCATagatgtatgtgcaatctgcgtGACAGATAAACATCGCTTGTGTAAATTGGAAAAAGTGAGTGCATTAATTAATGAAGAAAAAGGCGGCCTAGTGAAAGAAAAATTAATGAAGCTAGAATTGCACATTGAACAATTAACCTTAAATCAAGAAACATACATGACGCACATGCAAGAAGACCAGAAAAGAGCGATTTCAGAAGCTCAAGATATTGCACAACAGCTAATAGAGCACATTGTTACACTCACTAACAAAGTGGTAGATGAGATCACAGAAATTGGAAATACAGAAATCAGCTTGACTAAAGCAAGATCAAATGATGCTAATTATATGAGTCAGGAAATTAGAAgaatgcaacaattaatggaaACAGCCACGAAATATGGCAGTGCTGAGGAATGCATTTTAGCTTCGCGGAACATTGATGCAAATGTAAAAGAAATCCTAACAAAATTGTGTGCATTGGAAATAAGTGACCACAAATATTTCTCAATTGACATTCTTAATGAAATTCATAAGTTGGATCGTCTCTGTAATGTAAGCTTTGCAAGTGGTGTGCAAAATAAACTCGTCATTGAACACGCAAGCGATGGATTTAGGGATGTTCTTGAATGCGATATATTAGATGAACAGAGTGACAACTGCACAGTGCGAGACGTTGGTACTCAGTATGAGACATCAATTTCAAAATGCAATAAAGAGGTACAGACATTTACAATCGCATGCGCATCTGCATCAGACGTTCTGCAAGCAACTCGACCTTTAACACATCATTCAATGCCGTCTCAAGTTGCAAGCAAACGAAGTGTGAGACCTTTTATGGAAAGGTCTGTTTCAAAAACTTCttcaaaatttgaaataaaatcccTAAATGACGATTTTAAATGTTCCGTAACAGCTATTAAAATCATGCCCGACGGGAAGATGTTTCTTGCAGACAGACGGAACAGAAAGATTAAACTATTGTCCCCAGAATTTGTAGTTCTTGACGAGTGCACACTTTCTGGACATCCAATAGATTTGTGCGTTGTTGAGGATGACATTTATGTCTGTTGCGTTGATGAAAAAAAGATCTTTAAGTTTTCTTTTAATGGCTTGGGACAATTGTGCCAGACGGGTGGTTATCCAACAAAGTTTTGGCCTGTAAGCATATCCCGTTTTGAAGAAAGAGTGATGATTTTGTTCTTGGCAATGTCGGGACGTTTTGATTCTAACAATCATGATGATGTAGAAATTGAAATAAGAAACGGAAGCAAAATTGACGCCGGATTAGAGTATGGCCCAGACGACCCCAGAGCTTCGGAGGATGAAGCGGACGACCATTATTTTATAGATTGGGCTAAAAGGATCTTAACGTTAGAGAACGGTTCGGTTGTACTAGCAGAGGATAATCGCGTTTCATGCTACGGCATTGATGAGTGTCAAAAGGAGATTGGTGACAGAAAATGGTTTTATAAATGTAATAGATCAAATCGTTTGGTTAATGCAAGAGGACTCGCAAATGATAGCGAAGGAAATGTCTATATTTGTGGCTCAGTGTCCAATAACATTCATCAAGTGTCTTCAAAAAACTACCGCCACAACAGGATAATAATTTCTGATATAAAAAAGCCGTATTCTGTATGTGTTGATTCAAAAAGAGATAGATTGATTGTAGGCTGCTGTCGAGATAATAACATCTATGTATTTGACTTCCTATAA